Proteins encoded together in one Fusobacterium varium window:
- a CDS encoding transketolase, with product MKDIKILEEKANSIRKSIVKMICEAKSGHPGGSLSATDILTTLYFSEMNIDPANPKMENRDRFVLSKGHAAPALYATLAERGYFDKELLVTLRKYGSFLQGHPDMKKVPGVEISTGSLGQGLSVANGMALNARITGESYRTYVILGDGEIQEGQVWEAAMTAAHYKLDNVCAFLDFNNLQIDGNVNEVMGVEPVDAKWEAFGWHVIKIDGHNFTEILNALEEAKSVKGKPTIVIAKTIKGKGVSFMENVCGFHGVAPTAEETEKALAELNSK from the coding sequence ATGAAAGATATTAAAATTCTAGAAGAAAAAGCTAATAGTATCAGAAAATCTATAGTAAAAATGATCTGTGAAGCTAAATCAGGACATCCAGGAGGATCATTATCTGCAACAGATATATTAACAACTCTATATTTTTCAGAAATGAATATAGACCCTGCAAATCCTAAGATGGAAAACAGAGATAGATTTGTTTTATCAAAAGGACATGCAGCTCCTGCACTATATGCAACATTAGCAGAAAGAGGATACTTTGATAAAGAACTTCTTGTAACATTAAGAAAATATGGATCTTTCCTTCAAGGACATCCAGATATGAAAAAAGTACCAGGAGTAGAAATCTCAACAGGATCATTAGGACAAGGATTATCTGTAGCTAATGGAATGGCTTTAAATGCTAGAATTACTGGAGAATCTTACAGAACATATGTAATACTTGGAGATGGAGAAATTCAAGAGGGACAAGTTTGGGAAGCAGCAATGACAGCAGCTCACTATAAACTTGACAATGTATGTGCTTTCCTAGACTTTAACAATTTACAAATTGATGGAAATGTAAATGAAGTTATGGGAGTTGAACCAGTTGATGCTAAATGGGAAGCTTTTGGTTGGCATGTTATAAAAATAGATGGACATAACTTTACAGAAATTTTAAATGCTTTAGAAGAAGCTAAAAGTGTAAAAGGAAAACCAACTATTGTTATAGCTAAAACAATAAAAGGTAAGGGAGTTTCATTTATGGAAAATGTATGTGGATTCCATGGAGTAGCTCCAACAGCAGAAGAAACTGAAAAAGCATTAGCTGAATTAAATAGCAAATAA
- a CDS encoding transketolase family protein, with product MSKKATRQAYGEALVELGKINKDIVVLDADLTKSTKTSMFQKEFPERHFNVGIAEADLMGTAAGLATCGRIPFASTFAMFAAGRGFEQIRNTIAYPKLNVKIAPTHAGISVGEDGGSHQAIEDIAIMRAIPGMVVLCPADAVETKKMVYAAAEYEGPVYIRMGRLDVETIFDEETYDFQIGIANTVREGNDVTIAATGLMTYEAIKAADILAQEGISVRVINVGTIKPLDGETILKAAKETKFIITAEEHSVIGGLGSAVSEFLSEVYPTKVKKLGIYDKFGQSGKATELLEKYELTAAKLVAMVKENM from the coding sequence ATGAGTAAAAAGGCTACAAGACAAGCTTATGGTGAAGCTTTAGTAGAACTTGGAAAAATAAATAAAGATATCGTAGTTTTAGATGCAGACTTAACTAAATCTACAAAAACTAGTATGTTTCAAAAAGAATTTCCAGAAAGACATTTTAATGTAGGAATTGCAGAAGCTGACCTTATGGGAACAGCAGCAGGACTTGCAACTTGTGGAAGAATCCCATTTGCTTCAACATTTGCAATGTTTGCAGCAGGAAGAGGATTTGAACAAATTAGAAATACAATAGCATACCCAAAACTAAATGTAAAAATAGCTCCAACTCATGCAGGAATCTCTGTAGGAGAAGATGGAGGATCTCACCAAGCTATTGAAGATATAGCTATAATGAGAGCTATACCAGGAATGGTAGTACTTTGTCCTGCAGATGCTGTGGAAACTAAAAAAATGGTATATGCAGCAGCAGAATATGAAGGACCAGTATATATTAGAATGGGAAGACTAGATGTAGAAACTATATTTGATGAGGAAACTTATGATTTCCAAATTGGAATAGCAAACACAGTTAGAGAGGGAAATGATGTTACAATAGCTGCAACAGGACTTATGACTTATGAAGCTATAAAAGCAGCTGATATTCTTGCACAAGAGGGAATCTCTGTAAGAGTAATCAATGTGGGAACAATCAAACCTCTTGATGGAGAAACAATATTAAAAGCAGCAAAAGAAACTAAATTTATAATAACAGCTGAAGAACACTCTGTTATTGGAGGTTTAGGATCAGCAGTATCAGAATTTTTATCAGAAGTATATCCTACTAAAGTTAAAAAATTAGGAATCTATGATAAATTTGGACAAAGTGGAAAAGCTACAGAACTTTTAGAAAAATATGAGCTAACAGCAGCTAAATTAGTAGCTATGGTAAAAGAAAATATGTAG
- a CDS encoding cell division protein FtsX → MNNNLMMRVERNSYTKHRTKIKKKTFILLVISFIILNFFLSVLINISSINKKIDNSYFFTADLKSELKEEEKNKIEVEILGLEGVRKVRYLSKEEAFKNLQTQLDVAIPKGENPLSDSLLIYFNKLDDAEKIQENLENNQNIKEVFVDAAFISYQEREKKFYNLLFAMMMIVLVVPSILGIYYIFYNAVAIDFLNYNDIIPDDRANSRRAKKVNLLPFTGAALMGTLIFFNVYTYFREEIIEISSKYLILSIGEIFVVQVLAIIAINMIIWINPLRLRVLFKEES, encoded by the coding sequence ATGAATAATAATTTAATGATGAGAGTTGAAAGAAATAGTTATACTAAGCATAGAACTAAGATAAAAAAGAAAACATTTATTCTTCTAGTTATATCCTTTATCATTTTAAATTTTTTCTTATCAGTTTTAATTAATATATCTTCAATAAATAAAAAAATTGATAACAGCTATTTTTTTACAGCTGATTTGAAAAGTGAATTAAAAGAAGAGGAAAAAAACAAGATAGAGGTAGAGATTTTAGGATTAGAAGGTGTGAGAAAAGTTAGATATTTATCTAAGGAGGAAGCTTTTAAAAATCTTCAAACTCAATTAGATGTGGCGATACCTAAAGGAGAGAATCCACTTTCAGATTCTTTACTTATATATTTTAATAAATTAGATGATGCAGAAAAAATACAAGAGAATTTAGAAAATAATCAAAATATCAAGGAAGTATTTGTAGATGCAGCTTTTATCAGTTATCAAGAGAGGGAGAAAAAATTCTATAACCTTCTTTTTGCTATGATGATGATAGTGTTAGTAGTTCCTTCAATTTTAGGGATCTACTATATTTTCTATAATGCTGTGGCTATAGATTTTTTAAACTATAATGATATTATTCCAGATGATAGAGCAAACTCAAGAAGAGCTAAAAAAGTGAATCTTCTTCCATTTACTGGAGCAGCTTTAATGGGAACCTTGATATTTTTTAATGTTTATACATATTTTAGAGAAGAGATAATAGAGATAAGTAGTAAGTATCTTATTCTTAGCATAGGAGAGATATTTGTTGTACAAGTTTTAGCAATAATAGCTATAAATATGATAATATGGATAAATCCTTTGAGACTTAGAGTTCTTTTTAAGGAGGAGTCTTGA
- a CDS encoding peptidoglycan DD-metalloendopeptidase family protein yields the protein MKKVVLFFMIFSVLAFSDSVTDMKKKVKNIERQINQKNTRIKTIDVEKQKIQKQIKDIEDDIVRIEKDREKTVEEIKTVSKNIEYGEKNLDVSSDVMKRKKLEYKAKLIAWNRYSCDKDDFSNQPLMRKNFKNLLLGDLKKMEYIQSVQVDIKTVKKDIEREKIKLSNLRNKLAQNLRNIDRMKKEKNILIAKLNNEKSTHVKTISKLRKEKERIEKQIKQIIVARTKTDTKVVNKSQAYSKLGKTLKPVEGKIVVVFGQEKEKGVSSNGIEIMAQMGRKVVASSGGKVIYADNFQGLGKVVMIDYGYNMIGVYGNLISTNVKLNQRVEKGGDIGVLGLSTEGKPNLYYEVRFNLKPINPVPMF from the coding sequence TTGAAAAAGGTAGTTCTGTTTTTTATGATTTTTAGTGTTTTAGCTTTTTCAGATAGTGTAACAGATATGAAAAAGAAAGTAAAAAATATAGAACGTCAAATTAACCAAAAAAACACTAGAATAAAAACAATAGATGTAGAAAAACAAAAAATTCAAAAGCAGATTAAAGATATAGAAGATGATATTGTAAGAATAGAAAAAGATAGAGAAAAAACAGTTGAAGAGATAAAAACTGTATCTAAAAATATAGAGTATGGAGAAAAAAATTTAGATGTCAGTTCTGATGTAATGAAAAGAAAAAAGCTTGAGTATAAAGCTAAACTTATAGCTTGGAATAGATACTCTTGTGATAAAGATGATTTTAGCAATCAACCTCTTATGAGGAAAAATTTTAAAAATCTTCTACTTGGAGATCTGAAAAAGATGGAGTATATTCAATCTGTTCAAGTTGACATTAAAACAGTAAAAAAAGATATTGAGAGAGAGAAAATAAAGCTTAGTAACCTTAGAAATAAGCTAGCTCAAAATCTTAGAAATATCGATAGAATGAAGAAAGAAAAAAATATACTTATTGCTAAGTTAAATAATGAAAAATCAACACATGTAAAAACTATTAGTAAACTTCGTAAAGAGAAGGAGAGAATAGAAAAGCAGATAAAACAAATTATCGTTGCAAGAACAAAAACAGATACAAAGGTAGTAAATAAAAGTCAAGCTTATTCAAAACTTGGTAAAACTTTAAAACCTGTAGAGGGGAAAATTGTAGTGGTTTTTGGACAGGAAAAGGAAAAGGGAGTATCAAGTAATGGAATAGAGATAATGGCTCAAATGGGTAGAAAAGTAGTAGCCTCATCAGGTGGAAAAGTTATCTATGCAGATAATTTCCAAGGTTTAGGAAAAGTTGTAATGATAGACTATGGATATAATATGATTGGTGTCTATGGAAATCTGATCTCTACAAATGTAAAACTTAATCAAAGAGTTGAAAAAGGTGGAGATATTGGAGTATTAGGATTATCAACAGAAGGAAAACCTAACTTATACTATGAAGTGAGATTTAATTTAAAACCTATCAACCCTGTTCCTATGTTTTAG
- a CDS encoding NAD(+)/NADH kinase: MKKVCIIYNTEKEIAQELYRESVEYFQKRNIEILDNNRGKEADFAVVIGGDGTLLRSFKQFIFKENFYVIAINAGSLGFLTEIKRENIFEEYDNFLNNDFKYETRYILEAKIKEKTYYALNEIVVSKAGITSRVLRIAFTANNEYMCTYKGDGVIVATPTGSTAYSMSAGGPILKSSMKAMVITPIAPHNLNTRPIIIGGDEKLELQMADKERTGQVIVDGQVSEEIDSNTTIEIEYSKMRLNLVIPKNRNYYSVLREKLKWGDNLC, encoded by the coding sequence GTGAAAAAAGTTTGCATTATATATAATACTGAAAAAGAGATAGCTCAAGAGTTGTATAGAGAGAGTGTAGAATATTTTCAAAAAAGGAATATAGAAATTTTAGATAATAATAGAGGTAAAGAGGCAGATTTTGCAGTGGTTATTGGTGGTGACGGAACACTATTGAGATCTTTTAAGCAATTTATCTTTAAAGAAAATTTCTATGTAATAGCTATAAATGCAGGAAGTTTAGGTTTTTTAACAGAGATAAAGAGAGAGAATATATTTGAGGAGTATGATAATTTTCTCAATAATGATTTCAAATATGAGACTAGATATATTTTAGAGGCAAAGATAAAAGAGAAAACTTATTATGCACTAAATGAGATTGTAGTTTCAAAAGCTGGGATCACTTCAAGAGTTTTAAGAATAGCTTTTACAGCAAATAATGAGTATATGTGTACATATAAAGGTGATGGGGTAATAGTTGCAACTCCAACAGGATCAACAGCTTACTCAATGTCAGCAGGAGGACCAATTTTAAAATCTAGTATGAAAGCTATGGTGATAACTCCTATAGCTCCACACAATCTCAATACAAGACCTATAATTATAGGTGGAGATGAAAAATTAGAACTTCAAATGGCAGATAAAGAACGTACTGGACAAGTTATAGTTGATGGTCAAGTAAGTGAGGAGATAGATAGCAATACAACTATTGAGATAGAATATTCAAAAATGAGATTAAATCTTGTAATACCTAAGAACAGAAACTATTATAGTGTTCTTAGAGAAAAATTAAAATGGGGAGATAATCTATGTTAA